The following coding sequences lie in one Rhea pennata isolate bPtePen1 chromosome 10, bPtePen1.pri, whole genome shotgun sequence genomic window:
- the BNIP2 gene encoding BCL2/adenovirus E1B 19 kDa protein-interacting protein 2 isoform X3, producing the protein MEGVEFKEEWQDEDFPRPLPEDDPESDILAEAGREGEIEVNGNKVRKKLMAPDISLTLDHSGESVLSDDLDESGEIDLDDLDTPSENSNEFEWEDDLPKPKTTDVIRKGSLTEYTAAEEKEDGRRWRMFRIGEQDHRVDMKAIEPYKKVISHGGYYGDGLNAIVVFAVCFMPESSQPNYRYLMDNLFKYVIGTLELLVAENYMIVYLNGATTRRKMPSLGWLRKCYQQIDRRLRKNLKSLIIVHPSWFIRTLLAITKPFISSKFSQKIRYVFTLAELAELIPMEYVGIPECIKQIDQELNGKQAEK; encoded by the exons ATGGAAGGTGTGGAGTTTAAGGAAGAATGGCAAGATGAAGATTTTCCAAG GCCCCTGCCAGAGGATGACCCTGAATCAGATATATTGGCTGAGGCTGGAAGAGAAGGTGAAATTG aagtTAATGGAAACAAAGTGAGGAAGAAACTAATGGCACCAGATATTAGCTTAACTTTGGATCACAGTGGGGAATCTGTATTGTCTGATGACTTGGATGAGAGTGGAGAGATTGATTTGGATGACTTGGATACTCCCTCAGAGAACAGTAATGAATTTGAATGGGAAG ATGATcttccaaaaccaaaaactaCTGATGTAATTAGAAAAGGATCGCTTACGGAGTacactgctgcagaagaaaaagaggatggTCGACGCTGGCGTATGTTTAGGATTGGAGAACAGGACCATAGGGTGGACATGAAGGCAATTGAACCGTATAAAAAAGTTATCAGTCATGGTG gTTATTATGGTGATGGGTTAAATGCCATTGTTGTTTTTGCCGTATGCTTTATGCCAGAAAGCAGCCAGCCTAACTACAGATATCTAATGGACAATCTATTTAA GTATGTAATTGGCACTTTAGAGCTATTAGTAGCAGAGAACTATATGATAGTTTACTTGAATGGTGCAACAACACGGAGAAAAATGCCAAGTTTAGGCTGGCTCAGGAAATGTTACCAGCAAATTGACAGAAG GTtaaggaaaaatctgaaatcattAATAATAGTTCATCCTTCTTGGTTCATCAGAACGCTTCTGGCCATCACTAAACCTTTTATTAG CTCAAAATTCAGCCAAAAAATTAGGTATGTTTTTACGTTGGCAGAACTAGCTGAACTCATCCCCATGGAATACGTTGGCATCCCAGAGTGCATAAAACA AATTGACCAAGAGCTGAATgggaaacaagcagaaaaatga
- the BNIP2 gene encoding BCL2/adenovirus E1B 19 kDa protein-interacting protein 2 isoform X2, with product MEGVEFKEEWQDEDFPRPLPEDDPESDILAEAGREGEIEVNGNKVRKKLMAPDISLTLDHSGESVLSDDLDESGEIDLDDLDTPSENSNEFEWEDDLPKPKTTDVIRKGSLTEYTAAEEKEDGRRWRMFRIGEQDHRVDMKAIEPYKKVISHGGYYGDGLNAIVVFAVCFMPESSQPNYRYLMDNLFKYVIGTLELLVAENYMIVYLNGATTRRKMPSLGWLRKCYQQIDRRLRKNLKSLIIVHPSWFIRTLLAITKPFISSKFSQKIRYVFTLAELAELIPMEYVGIPECIKQYEEEKFRKKQKRIDQELNGKQAEK from the exons ATGGAAGGTGTGGAGTTTAAGGAAGAATGGCAAGATGAAGATTTTCCAAG GCCCCTGCCAGAGGATGACCCTGAATCAGATATATTGGCTGAGGCTGGAAGAGAAGGTGAAATTG aagtTAATGGAAACAAAGTGAGGAAGAAACTAATGGCACCAGATATTAGCTTAACTTTGGATCACAGTGGGGAATCTGTATTGTCTGATGACTTGGATGAGAGTGGAGAGATTGATTTGGATGACTTGGATACTCCCTCAGAGAACAGTAATGAATTTGAATGGGAAG ATGATcttccaaaaccaaaaactaCTGATGTAATTAGAAAAGGATCGCTTACGGAGTacactgctgcagaagaaaaagaggatggTCGACGCTGGCGTATGTTTAGGATTGGAGAACAGGACCATAGGGTGGACATGAAGGCAATTGAACCGTATAAAAAAGTTATCAGTCATGGTG gTTATTATGGTGATGGGTTAAATGCCATTGTTGTTTTTGCCGTATGCTTTATGCCAGAAAGCAGCCAGCCTAACTACAGATATCTAATGGACAATCTATTTAA GTATGTAATTGGCACTTTAGAGCTATTAGTAGCAGAGAACTATATGATAGTTTACTTGAATGGTGCAACAACACGGAGAAAAATGCCAAGTTTAGGCTGGCTCAGGAAATGTTACCAGCAAATTGACAGAAG GTtaaggaaaaatctgaaatcattAATAATAGTTCATCCTTCTTGGTTCATCAGAACGCTTCTGGCCATCACTAAACCTTTTATTAG CTCAAAATTCAGCCAAAAAATTAGGTATGTTTTTACGTTGGCAGAACTAGCTGAACTCATCCCCATGGAATACGTTGGCATCCCAGAGTGCATAAAACA gtatgaagaagaaaagtttagaaagaaacagaaaag AATTGACCAAGAGCTGAATgggaaacaagcagaaaaatga
- the BNIP2 gene encoding BCL2/adenovirus E1B 19 kDa protein-interacting protein 2 isoform X1, producing MEGVEFKEEWQDEDFPRPLPEDDPESDILAEAGREGEIEVNGNKVRKKLMAPDISLTLDHSGESVLSDDLDESGEIDLDDLDTPSENSNEFEWEDDLPKPKTTDVIRKGSLTEYTAAEEKEDGRRWRMFRIGEQDHRVDMKAIEPYKKVISHGGYYGDGLNAIVVFAVCFMPESSQPNYRYLMDNLFKYVIGTLELLVAENYMIVYLNGATTRRKMPSLGWLRKCYQQIDRRLRKNLKSLIIVHPSWFIRTLLAITKPFISSKFSQKIRYVFTLAELAELIPMEYVGIPECIKQYEEEKFRKKQKSRIDQELNGKQAEK from the exons ATGGAAGGTGTGGAGTTTAAGGAAGAATGGCAAGATGAAGATTTTCCAAG GCCCCTGCCAGAGGATGACCCTGAATCAGATATATTGGCTGAGGCTGGAAGAGAAGGTGAAATTG aagtTAATGGAAACAAAGTGAGGAAGAAACTAATGGCACCAGATATTAGCTTAACTTTGGATCACAGTGGGGAATCTGTATTGTCTGATGACTTGGATGAGAGTGGAGAGATTGATTTGGATGACTTGGATACTCCCTCAGAGAACAGTAATGAATTTGAATGGGAAG ATGATcttccaaaaccaaaaactaCTGATGTAATTAGAAAAGGATCGCTTACGGAGTacactgctgcagaagaaaaagaggatggTCGACGCTGGCGTATGTTTAGGATTGGAGAACAGGACCATAGGGTGGACATGAAGGCAATTGAACCGTATAAAAAAGTTATCAGTCATGGTG gTTATTATGGTGATGGGTTAAATGCCATTGTTGTTTTTGCCGTATGCTTTATGCCAGAAAGCAGCCAGCCTAACTACAGATATCTAATGGACAATCTATTTAA GTATGTAATTGGCACTTTAGAGCTATTAGTAGCAGAGAACTATATGATAGTTTACTTGAATGGTGCAACAACACGGAGAAAAATGCCAAGTTTAGGCTGGCTCAGGAAATGTTACCAGCAAATTGACAGAAG GTtaaggaaaaatctgaaatcattAATAATAGTTCATCCTTCTTGGTTCATCAGAACGCTTCTGGCCATCACTAAACCTTTTATTAG CTCAAAATTCAGCCAAAAAATTAGGTATGTTTTTACGTTGGCAGAACTAGCTGAACTCATCCCCATGGAATACGTTGGCATCCCAGAGTGCATAAAACA gtatgaagaagaaaagtttagaaagaaacagaaaag CAGAATTGACCAAGAGCTGAATgggaaacaagcagaaaaatga
- the BNIP2 gene encoding BCL2/adenovirus E1B 19 kDa protein-interacting protein 2 isoform X4, with protein MEGVEFKEEWQDEDFPRPLPEDDPESDILAEAGREGEIEVNGNKVRKKLMAPDISLTLDHSGESVLSDDLDESGEIDLDDLDTPSENSNEFEWEDDLPKPKTTDVIRKGSLTEYTAAEEKEDGRRWRMFRIGEQDHRVDMKAIEPYKKVISHGGYYGDGLNAIVVFAVCFMPESSQPNYRYLMDNLFKYVIGTLELLVAENYMIVYLNGATTRRKMPSLGWLRKCYQQIDRRLRKNLKSLIIVHPSWFIRTLLAITKPFIRIDQELNGKQAEK; from the exons ATGGAAGGTGTGGAGTTTAAGGAAGAATGGCAAGATGAAGATTTTCCAAG GCCCCTGCCAGAGGATGACCCTGAATCAGATATATTGGCTGAGGCTGGAAGAGAAGGTGAAATTG aagtTAATGGAAACAAAGTGAGGAAGAAACTAATGGCACCAGATATTAGCTTAACTTTGGATCACAGTGGGGAATCTGTATTGTCTGATGACTTGGATGAGAGTGGAGAGATTGATTTGGATGACTTGGATACTCCCTCAGAGAACAGTAATGAATTTGAATGGGAAG ATGATcttccaaaaccaaaaactaCTGATGTAATTAGAAAAGGATCGCTTACGGAGTacactgctgcagaagaaaaagaggatggTCGACGCTGGCGTATGTTTAGGATTGGAGAACAGGACCATAGGGTGGACATGAAGGCAATTGAACCGTATAAAAAAGTTATCAGTCATGGTG gTTATTATGGTGATGGGTTAAATGCCATTGTTGTTTTTGCCGTATGCTTTATGCCAGAAAGCAGCCAGCCTAACTACAGATATCTAATGGACAATCTATTTAA GTATGTAATTGGCACTTTAGAGCTATTAGTAGCAGAGAACTATATGATAGTTTACTTGAATGGTGCAACAACACGGAGAAAAATGCCAAGTTTAGGCTGGCTCAGGAAATGTTACCAGCAAATTGACAGAAG GTtaaggaaaaatctgaaatcattAATAATAGTTCATCCTTCTTGGTTCATCAGAACGCTTCTGGCCATCACTAAACCTTTTATTAG AATTGACCAAGAGCTGAATgggaaacaagcagaaaaatga